GCTCAGTTGGTTAGAGCGCTACATTGACATTGTAGAGGTCTCCAGTTCGAATCTGGACAAGCCCACAAGATTAAGGACAGTTTCCGCCCAAGGCGGACCAGCCTTGGGCTGGGGTTAGAGCGCTACATTGACATTGTAGAGATCACTGGTTCGAATCCAGTATTGTCCACCCTTCATTATAAAGCTACACCTGCCTGTCGGCAGACAGGTTGATATTGTAGAGGTCTCCTGTTCGAATCAGGATACGCCCACCAAATAAAAAATCCACTCTGTGACAAAGAGTGGATTTTTATTATGACAATTTCCTAAGGATCTGGAGGAAGTGCTGCTGGTGGCGGTGTTGTGTTGTTTTTTATAATAACCCTTAGATTTTTATCAACATTCCCGATATATTTTACCGCTGGTCCTACTTCTCTTGTTGCCTGTTGTATACTTCCATAAATTTGTTTATCAACATTGCGTATTTCTTTCGTTATTTTTGATTGTATCTCCCCCACTCCTTTTTGAATCAGATTACTTACCAATTTATTTGCCATAGACATCACTACACCGCTGAGTAATTCTCCTGGATTTTGTGCCGCGGCAAGGATATCATTTCCTAAATTCTGAATATTTGTCGTTGCAGCCTGTATGGTCGCAGCAGGAGATAAGACTCTTCCGCCTTGTTCCTTTGGAAGAAATCCTGTTGCAAGCGCTTTGGTAGCCGCTACCGTTTGTTCTGCTTCGATTTGTTCACGATACATCTGTTGTGCTTCGAGTGAATATCCATATGGATTATTCATTGGGTTACGGAAGAAAGCATTAAAAGCCCTCGAATTCCCTCGCGAAAAAGCGTCCATACCTCCGTGTTCATCCAGACTGTATGTTGGTATAGAGCGCTCAGTAGTTACCCTCTTTGCAGAAGAAACAAGATACCCAGTATAATCACCTCTCAAGCCACCAGAATTCGACCCTGCAGCTATGTAATTCGCTGAAGATGCTTTCCCTCGAGTCGTCATCGAGAAAAAATCATTCATATACAAATTCGCTTTTTCTCTTGGACTCTGGTAGAGAAATTCATTAAAATCAGTGATAAAGAGTGGCTGTCCTCCGACTCCTCCTCCGATCAACTGGCCCACTTTACTGTTGAGCATTTGTACCGCTGCCATCTTCAGTGTACCCATGAGAGCACCTTCTATTTGTCTTTTTATTGTTGTTATCATCTGATCAACCATCATTGCACCAAATGCAGCCCCCCATACATCAGCACGTGCCTGTTGAGGGAAAAAAGAAAATGTCATGGAAAAAAACATGATGGAAGAGATGATAATTTTTCTTGAAGTTTTTTTTGACATTATTTTTTCTTTTACCTGTGTTGTATTTTTCATAGACTCAAAGGAATTTCCTCGATGCCGTAATCTGCTAATTTAGTCTGAATTTCTACTACCAATTCTGCAACACTTCCAAAAAATCCTTGCGCTTTTGAAAGAACCGCTATTTGTCCGAGAGGATCAGTGTCATTCGGCTTCAATTCTTGTTTGAGTTGCACGGCATATTGAGCCATTTGAAGAGCCTTGATATGGACATCAAGCATTTTTTCTGGAACCTCAATGTCTTTGAGTTCTGTCAACATTTTTTCCCCACGTTTTGAGAGGTCTTCTAAAGACTGAGTATTCCCCGAGGCAAGTCCTGTAACAGATTCTAAAGAAAGATTGTTGAGTATTGCACTAAAATCACTCTGCGTTTGGAAATCTTTCGGTGAATTATTGGCAACGAGATACGAAACAACCGTAAGATATTCGAGAGCATCTTTCTTTTCTCGTTCCAATCTCTTTTTATCACTGAGGTTTTTTGGTAACTTTTTAATTTTAATATCTTCTTTTTTTATTTCAGGGAGAATAATTTCTTCTGCATTCCCACTGAGAATACTATTTACTGAAACGTTGATATCTTCAAGAGAAATTGCTTCTCCGCTTTCATTGGTATCTTGTATCATGCCCGCAATTTCATTCGATACTTTTTCTGTCAGATTCATCTCATCTGCCTGTGTTGAAGCAACTTCTGTATTTTGTACTCCTGATTCTTCTTGAAAGAGTTTATCGCCCGGTGCTGGTTTGAGTGGATCATAACTGCTTTCCACTTCTACGCCATCGCTATACCCATCATTATCCGTATCTTTATTCATTGGATCAGTTCCATACAATTTCTCCTCCTCATTACTGAGTCCATCTTGATCGGTATCGGCAAAAATATCTTTTGTTGTCGCATCATTTTCAGCAAAAACAAAAACAGCTGAACCAAAAACAATCAATCCAAAAAAAAGAAAGAGGGCCTGTTTCATGCTGTTTTCCTCAAAATAAAAGAGGGACTTTTTGAACATACAACGTGTTTGTTTTTTACTTTTTTTATTATATCACAACTTCGCAATGTCGTGAATTTTTTTACATAAATTGTTATAAAAAATCTGAAGAAGGTTTTATATAGTATATAAAAAAGAAAGGTTTGAAAATATTTTTTCCAATCTATTCTTTTTTAATTTTAAAATTTTATATCCATACTCTCTTTTAAAAAAATAATACACTCTATAATTTTTAAGTATTTTTTATTATTGCTTCATGTTCATTAAAAATGAATCAATATTATGTCATAAATAGTTGTTTTGTCAATAATATACATCCTCTCTCCATTAACCATTCCAGTATGGTCATTCCAAAAGGTTTGGCATTTGTTGAATAGTGAGAATATGGCTTTAAATTAGGGAATGTGGAAATATGTTCCACGTGGAACATATGGAAATAGTGTTTGGATTGATATATAAATGTTCCACGTGGAACATTTCTCTTTTGATCTGTGTAGATTTTGATGTGGATTAATTGAATGTGATAGGAATACATCAATGTTCCACGTGGAACATTTTGTGTCGATTCGTTGGAATGAGATTTAGAATGTTCCACGTGGAACATCCTCTCTCCATTAACCATTCCAGTATGGTCATTCCAAAAGGTTTGGCATTTGTTGAATAGTGAGAATATGGCTTTAAATTAGGGAATGTGGAAATATGTTCCACGTGGAACATATGGAAATAGTGTTTGGATTGATATATAAATGTTCCACGTGGAACATTTCTCTTTTGATCTGTGTAGATTTTGATTGAAAATGGTTGGAATGCATAATATTGACAAAAGTAATAATTTATTACATAATAATATTATTGGAAAGAAAGTATGTAAGAAAAAACATTGACGAATAGGGAAAAAACAGTATGATAGAGAGATGGCTGTATTATTCAGAGGTTTATATCTCGATACAGCATGAAATGGGCCGTTAGCACAGTTGGTAGCGCGCTTCCATGGCATGGAAGAGGTCGCCGGTTCGAATCCGGCACGGTCCACCCCGTTAAAGAAAAATTTCAGCCGTTCCGTAAAGTGCTGATAATTTTCTTTTCAGAACGTTTTCATAAGAACAAACAGATTCCGTTTTTCTCTAACGGGGTCCACACCTACAAAAACACTTACCAAATGCCTCTATAGCTCAACGGATAGAGCTATCCCGTCCTAAGGGAGAGATGGGGGTTCAATTCCCTCTAGGGGCACAAATTTTATTGTTTATATACTTGTTATCAACGAAAAATATGGCATCAATGCGCATTATTAAGGTAAACGAACTCCTCCGCAAACTTCTCGCAGAAATTATGGAGCGAGAAATTACTCTAAAAAAGGGGGTTCTGATGACAATTGCTAAGATTGACACATCACCAGATCTCAGGTACACTCGTATGTTCGTGAGTGTTTTTCCTGAAACAGAGAGTCATTATGTCTCTGAAACACTCAAGAAAGAGCTTTCTAATATTCAAAAACATCTCTATACAAAGCTTCATATGAAGCCAATGCCGAAAATTTCGTTTGAAATAGACACGACGGCTCAAAATGCAGATGTTGTTGAGAAGCTTTTGAAGGAAATATTTTAGCTATTATAAAGCTTTATTCAGAGTTATCCACATGTTATGCAAAACTTCTTCTCTGAATTTCATACCCTTAAATACATCATTGAACAGTCTGAAAGGATTCTTCTTTTTGCTCATAGCAGGCCTGATCCAGATACTGTTGGAGCAAATCTCGCGCTTGCTGAATATATCGAAAATTGTGGAAAACATGTGGATATCGCTTGTTTTGATGCTTTTCCTGATTCATTGAGACCGCTTCTTGACGGTGTATTCTTCCATCCCGATCAACTCGATCTCACAAACTATGATGCTGTTATTGCCTCTGACAGTGTCGATCGTGGATTCGATAAAATAAAACACTTGTTTTCAGAACAACAGGTAATTGTGCTTATCGATCATCATCCTGACATTTCTCTTTCTGGCGACGTCATCATTATTGATCCAGAATATTCCTCATCATCCGAGATTCTTTATCTTTTTTTATCTACTGAAGAGATCAATATAACCAAAACAATAGCAAAAATGCTTCTTACCGGAATACTCTTCGATACAGGAGGATTACAGCATTCTAACGTTTCGCCACATGTAGTAGAAATAGTTTCAGAGCTTGTAAAAAAGGGGGCTCCGCTTGAAAAAATAACTCAAACTATTTTTACAAAAAAAACCATTGGGGCACTTAAACTTTGGGGAAGAGCCTTCGAAAAAGCGCGATTTAGCAGAGAGAGCGGTATGCTTGTCACCGCGATCACTCGAGAAGATATCAAAGAATGTCAGGCATCTGTCGAAGATATTTATCAAGTATCGTCTATTCTCAGCGCTGTACCCGATACCAAGTTTGCTCTTGTTCTCTCAGAAAGAGATGATGATACTATCCGTGCCAGTATTCGTTCTGGGGAAGGGGCTGGGGTCGATGTGTCAGCTATAGCACATCAGTTTGGTGGCGGAGGACACAAACTTGCCAGTGGATTCGAAATACAAGGAAAACTCCTCACAACAGATACTGGATGGATAATACAATAAAAAATGTATGAAAAAGAAAATCAATACAAAAAAAGAGAAGGAGTTGCAATCTGTCAACGATTACTGGAAAGAACATTGTATCTGTGTACTTCGCACAGGAGCGACACAGGCGGTCCCTGGAAACGGAAATGCTGATGCAGATATTCTCCTGATAGGGGAGGCTCCAGGGAAAAAAGAGGATATAGAAGGTGTTCCGTTTATTGGTTCAGCAGGAAAGTTCTTGAGTGAAATGCTTGCCTCTATCAACCTTAACCGTGAAGATATATTCATCACCAATGTCGTCAAATACCGTCCACCAGAAAATCGTGATCCATCACCAGAAGAAAAGGAAGCCTGCAGACAATGGCTCGTTGATCAGGTAAAGGTTATCAATCCAGTGCTCATCGTCACGCTCGGACGGCACGCGATGGAAAACTTTATTCTAGACAAAAAAATTTCTGAAGTGCATGGGAAAACATTCTGTATTACACTTCCAGATCTCGGGACACGGACGTTCTATTGCCTCTATCATCCAGCGGCTGCACTCTACAATGGAGGACTACGAGAAGCACTTAAAAAAGATTTCAAGAAAATCCCACGCCTCCTCAAAAAATTTCAAAAAAAAGATATATAACAAAAAATCCCGAGTGATCGGGATTTTACTTTACATGTTCAGATTTTTGATAAGCTCTTAGACATATCTCTACAAATTTTCAAACTGCGTTGAGAACTTGATGGAGAGGAGAAATGTTTGATTCAAACACTTCTCCAAGATTGCGTTTTTGTAAAAAATTGTTACCTTCCCCAGGAACATGAGATGGTTTGAGCATCTTTCCGGTAGATACTCCCTGGATTGTGAGTAATAAAGGTTGCTTCACATGAAATAAAAGCGAGTGTCTCTTTTTCGACGATGCGTGCTTTTTCAT
This DNA window, taken from Candidatus Moraniibacteriota bacterium, encodes the following:
- a CDS encoding bifunctional oligoribonuclease/PAP phosphatase NrnA is translated as MQNFFSEFHTLKYIIEQSERILLFAHSRPDPDTVGANLALAEYIENCGKHVDIACFDAFPDSLRPLLDGVFFHPDQLDLTNYDAVIASDSVDRGFDKIKHLFSEQQVIVLIDHHPDISLSGDVIIIDPEYSSSSEILYLFLSTEEINITKTIAKMLLTGILFDTGGLQHSNVSPHVVEIVSELVKKGAPLEKITQTIFTKKTIGALKLWGRAFEKARFSRESGMLVTAITREDIKECQASVEDIYQVSSILSAVPDTKFALVLSERDDDTIRASIRSGEGAGVDVSAIAHQFGGGGHKLASGFEIQGKLLTTDTGWIIQ
- a CDS encoding ribosome-binding factor A encodes the protein MASMRIIKVNELLRKLLAEIMEREITLKKGVLMTIAKIDTSPDLRYTRMFVSVFPETESHYVSETLKKELSNIQKHLYTKLHMKPMPKISFEIDTTAQNADVVEKLLKEIF
- a CDS encoding uracil-DNA glycosylase encodes the protein MKKKINTKKEKELQSVNDYWKEHCICVLRTGATQAVPGNGNADADILLIGEAPGKKEDIEGVPFIGSAGKFLSEMLASINLNREDIFITNVVKYRPPENRDPSPEEKEACRQWLVDQVKVINPVLIVTLGRHAMENFILDKKISEVHGKTFCITLPDLGTRTFYCLYHPAAALYNGGLREALKKDFKKIPRLLKKFQKKDI